In Methanobrevibacter sp., the following are encoded in one genomic region:
- a CDS encoding CBS domain-containing protein, protein MLDKLLVKDLMTKDVLTVDKEVETVFAFEELMKNKISAMPVLDGEKMVGIVTATDLGHNLILDNYQFGTKVKSVMVTDVACVSPENTLKEAVCVMFDKAPGENIINQLPVVEDGKLVGILSDGDIIKAIKDGF, encoded by the coding sequence ATGTTGGATAAGTTGCTTGTAAAAGATTTAATGACCAAGGATGTTCTTACAGTTGATAAGGAAGTGGAAACTGTATTCGCATTCGAAGAACTGATGAAAAACAAGATTAGTGCAATGCCTGTTTTAGATGGTGAAAAAATGGTCGGTATTGTTACCGCTACTGATTTGGGACACAATTTGATTTTAGACAATTATCAATTTGGAACCAAGGTTAAAAGCGTAATGGTAACTGATGTTGCTTGTGTTTCACCTGAAAACACTTTAAAAGAAGCGGTCTGTGTAATGTTTGACAAGGCTCCTGGAGAAAATATCATAAACCAGCTTCCAGTAGTTGAGGATGGAAAGCTAGTAGGTATTTTATCTGACGGAGACATTATCAAAGCAATTAAAGACGGATTTTAA
- a CDS encoding metallophosphoesterase — protein sequence MKIVGITDIHGEHNEDFYKYLKENDIDLVLVAGDITDFGPLDFVKEFMDKLYDCDVEVFAIPGNCDPAGICNAIRDAGSLCLHNNLIGFGNTVIMGYGGSNPTPFNTPGETDDDHIYESVYELLAEYDYIGNDAKPTVTILLTHAPPYNTKVDELPDGTHVGSQGVKKPIHEFQPNINICGHIHEARAIDKIGETTVVNPGMLKDGHCVLIDIDDETAEYDVNIIEF from the coding sequence ATGAAAATTGTAGGAATTACTGATATTCATGGAGAGCATAATGAAGATTTTTACAAGTATTTAAAAGAAAATGACATAGATCTGGTCCTTGTTGCAGGAGATATCACTGATTTCGGTCCTTTGGACTTTGTCAAGGAATTCATGGACAAATTGTATGATTGTGATGTAGAAGTATTTGCAATTCCTGGAAACTGCGATCCTGCAGGAATCTGCAATGCAATCCGCGATGCAGGCTCATTATGTCTTCACAATAATCTTATAGGATTTGGAAATACTGTTATCATGGGATATGGCGGCTCTAATCCTACTCCTTTCAATACTCCTGGAGAAACCGATGACGACCACATATATGAAAGCGTTTATGAGCTTTTAGCGGAATATGATTATATCGGAAATGATGCCAAACCTACTGTAACCATCCTGCTGACTCATGCTCCTCCATACAATACCAAAGTTGATGAATTGCCTGATGGAACTCACGTAGGCAGTCAAGGGGTTAAAAAACCTATTCATGAATTCCAGCCTAACATCAACATCTGCGGACACATTCATGAGGCAAGAGCTATTGACAAGATTGGAGAGACTACTGTTGTAAACCCCGGTATGCTCAAGGACGGCCATTGTGTTTTAATCGACATTGATGATGAAACAGCAGAGTATGATGTAAACATTATTGAATTTTAA